A segment of the Homoserinimonas aerilata genome:
CGTGGATGCCGCGAGCCTGCACGAAGTCGAGATACACCCGCAGGTCGCGCCGGTACGCAGTGATCGTGTTGATGGCACGCCCTCGCTCGATGGCCAGGTGGCGCAGGTAGCGCTCCACCAGATCCTCGAAGGCGAGTGGCGGCATAGTGGGCCTCAGCCTGCGACGCGGAGAGCCAGCGCGGCCGTCACGAGGATGCCGTTGCGCACGCGATGCTGCGAGATCGCCTCCAGCAGGTCATCGAGCAGCACCCAGCGCAGCTCGATGTCGGCCTCCTCCTCGCTGCGGTCGAACGCGGTGGGCAGCCGCGTCACTCCTGTGGCGAGGTACACGCGCAGAAGTTCGTTGCTGCCGCCGGGCGAGGTGAAGAACTCGGTGAGCAGGCGCCAGTCGCGGGCCTCGAGGTCGGCCTCTTCTGCCAGTTCGCGCTTGGCAGCCTCAAGCGGGTCCTCCCCCGGCACGTCGAGCAGCCCCGCGGGCAGCTCCCAGTCTCGGGTGGCGATCGGATGCCGGTACTGCCTGATCACCAGCACCCGGCCGTCATCGTCCTGGGCCAGTATGGCCACGGCTCCCGTGTGGTCGACGAATTCGCGAACGATCTCGCCGTCGCCGTATGCGAAACGCTCGCGGCGCACATCCCACACGTGGCCGTCGAAGACGACCTCCGATTCGATGACCCGCTGCGGCGCCGGCAGGTCGGAGAGGGGCGCCTCCGGCACTCTAGACTCCGGCCGGCTCTGCGACCTCGAACAGCCTGCTGGAACGCTGACGCTCCAGCGCGGCCGCCACGAGGCCCCGGAACAGCGGATGCGCGCGGTTCGGCCGCGAGCGCAGCTCCGGATGCGCCTGCGTGCCCACATAGAACGGGTGCACGTCGCGCGGCAGCTCGACGAATTCGACGAGGTTTCCGTCGGGTGAGGTTCCGGAGAAGACGAGGCCCGCATCCGCGATCTGCTCACGGTACGCGTTGTTGACCTCGTAGCG
Coding sequences within it:
- a CDS encoding NUDIX domain-containing protein; the protein is MPEAPLSDLPAPQRVIESEVVFDGHVWDVRRERFAYGDGEIVREFVDHTGAVAILAQDDDGRVLVIRQYRHPIATRDWELPAGLLDVPGEDPLEAAKRELAEEADLEARDWRLLTEFFTSPGGSNELLRVYLATGVTRLPTAFDRSEEEADIELRWVLLDDLLEAISQHRVRNGILVTAALALRVAG